One stretch of Zingiber officinale cultivar Zhangliang chromosome 6B, Zo_v1.1, whole genome shotgun sequence DNA includes these proteins:
- the LOC121992536 gene encoding transcription termination factor MTERF8, chloroplastic-like: MMKRLHYFSSFCKTVYFSRSPHPHYAALLFAVLPYSDSATAAGAASATGKHMFMVQYLVDSCGFDQEKATEASKLLKGIQSRQQPDSVLAFLKSYGFDDASVKKLLRYSPKCLLLDVEKTLAPKFRAFEDLGLSPSDVVHLVRSNPRTVRIKHELTVPKIEFWQGLLGSKDALVKLFKRNRVILSYSIEKKIQPNLELLRECGLDGPKLNTMLQNYPQIVAQNGDFLKSLISRTEELGVPRTSGMFHITLRALWMVSPEKFKMQMELFQSFGWSEDNFVAAFQKCPTFTQGSLTTLQRKMEFLINEVGYASSFIAIRPILLIMSLERRLIPRHRILATLKSRGHCESDYKVTAYMMASETKFVEKYIIFYKDRYPDLSELYASLKHTNTSDSGLQ, translated from the coding sequence ATGATGAAGAGGCTACACTACTTCTCCTCCTTCTGCAAAACCGTGTATTTCAGTCGTTCTCCTCACCCCCACTATGCTGCCCTCCTCTTTGCCGTCTTACCTTACTCGGACTCCGCCACCGCCGCCGGCGCCGCATCCGCCACTGGGAAGCACATGTTCATGGTCCAATACCTCGTCGACTCATGTGGCTTCGACCAGGAGAAGGCCACCGAGGCCTCGAAGCTTCTCAAGGGCATCCAATCCCGTCAGCAGCCCGACTCCGTCCTTGCTTTCCTCAAAAGTTACGGCTTCGATGACGCATCAGTGAAAAAGCTCCTACGTTATTCACCCAAATGTCTTCTTTTGGACGTAGAGAAGACACTTGCGCCAAAGTTCCGAGCTTTCGAAGATCTGGGTCTCTCCCCATCCGACGTCGTCCACCTCGTCCGGTCGAATCCCCGCACCGTTAGAATCAAACACGAACTCACTGTACCTAAGATCGAATTTTGGCAAGGCCTTCTCGGGTCCAAGGATGCGCTGGTGAAGTTGTTCAAGAGAAACCGAGTGATTCTTTCGTACAGTATCGAGAAGAAGATCCAGCCCAACCTTGAGTTGCTTCGGGAATGTGGCTTGGACGGCCCAAAGCTTAACACTATGTTGCAGAACTACCCACAGATCGTGGCACAGAATGGTGATTTCTTGAAGTCCTTAATCAGTCGCACAGAGGAATTGGGAGTGCCGCGGACATCTGGGATGTTCCATATTACTCTGCGTGCACTCTGGATGGTCAGTCcagagaagttcaagatgcaaatgGAATTGTTCCAGAGCTTCGGGTGGTCAGAGGACAATTTTGTTGCGGCATTCCAAAAGTGTCCTACCTTCACACAAGGGTCTTTGACGACATTGCAGAGAAAAATGGAGTTTTTGATAAATGAGGTTGGATATGCTTCTTCTTTCATTGCTATACGTCCGATACTATTGATAATGAGCTTGGAGAGAAGGTTAATTCCAAGACATCGGATCTTGGCAACCTTGAAGTCTCGGGGGCACTGTGAAAGTGATTACAAAGTGACGGCATATATGATGGCTTCTGAGACCAAATTTGTAGAGAAGTACATTATCTTCTATAAGGATAGATATCCAGATCTGAGTGAACTCTACGCAAGCTTGAAACACACAAATACTTCTGATTCTGGACTTCAATGA